The segment ATTTAGCTATTAAGCCACTTTGATTATCGCCATTAATTGTGATTTTAAAGGCGTCTTTAGGCTCTAACACACTAGCTAGGCATAAAGATACTATAAAAATTGATATATATAATAGCTTTTTCATATATTAAATTTGTTTAAATATCTCTACAGCATCTAGCTGTTCCCACGGATAGTTAGTGACTCCGACCTGACCTTTGGCTGCTACATCAGCGTATAAAAATGTATCTTTGCTAGGCTTATCAAGGCCAAATTTATCTGTGATCCATTTTGGGGTTAGAGCGAATTTGTCATGTACAAATTGAGAAAGCTTATCATCATTGCTATTTATATTTGTTCCCATACAATCTACGCTAACGCTAACAGGTTTTGCCACACCTATAGCGTAACTTAGCTGGACTATACACTTTTTAGCAAGGCCTGCTGCGACTATATTTTTAGCTATCCATCTAGCTGCGTATAGACCGCTACGGTCGACTTTTGTGTAATCTTTGCTGCTTTGAGCGCCACCACCGATTGGTGAGTATCCACCGAAGCTATCTACGATTAATTTTCTACCTGTTAGACCGCTATCGTGAAGTGAGCTGTGATTTACATATCTGCCTGTTGGGTTTATATAGATTATTGTTTTATCTTTGTCATAAAGCTCTTTTGGTAGTCCAGCGCCATCTATTAAGCTTTGGATTAAGGCTCTTACCTCTTCTATCTTTAAGCTTTCAACACTTGGGGCTGAGACTACTATTGTGTGGATTTTTTCTGGTTTGCAATTTTCAAAATTTGATTTTGTGCCATAGTCTATTGTAACTTGAGTCTTTATATCTACGCCTAATTTATCAGGGTTTTTAAGAGCGTATTCATAAACTTTATCACAAAGCACTCTTGCGTAAGTTATCGCTGCTGGCATTAAATTTTCAGTCTCACTTGAAGCGAATCCAAACATTATACCTTGATCGCCAGCACCGATTTCACCGCTTTGTTGATCAACTCCTTGATTGATATCGGGGCTTTGCTGATTCAAAAATACATCTACTTCTATATCATCAGGATGAAGGCATTGGGCTTTGCTAAAATTTGGATTGCCGTTATAGCCTATCTTTGCTAGGGCATTTTTCACCACTTCTCTATACTCGTGGTGGCTTAAATTTACACTTGAGTTGATCTCGCCGCCTATTACAATGTGCTTTCCAGCGACAAAAACCTCGCTAGCTACCCTAGCCTTTGGATCTTGAGATAATATCGTATCAACGATAGTATCAGCTATGATATCAGCACATTTATCTGGGTGTCCGGGGCTTACAACTTCGCTTGTAAATAGATACATATTTTTCCTTATTTTTGCAATTTTTGACGTGGATTTTAGCATAATTTTTGTAAATTATATATTAATTCTATACCCTAAATTAATAGTAGCAATTGTTTGGATATCTTTTTAATAGATTTTAAAAATTTAATAATATAAAATATTAGGTTAATCTATATTCAAATAATTAACAATATAAGTAATACGACAAATATAAAATAATTTGTAAATTATTATATTTAGAACAATATAAAATTAAGTTAAAAATTTAGTGTATTTTTTAAAGTTTTGTAAAGCCAAATTTAATTAAATTTCAAATATAATATTAGTTTTTATTAATTAAAAAGGATTTTAATGATTAGACATATTGCTAAGCGATATAAAGATGGGAATTTGATAATTCAAATTTTAGTTGGTATTGTTTTTGGTGGGATTTTAGGATTTATAGCTCATAGTGGTAATTCATTTGCTCTAAATTTAACTGATTTAGCAGCGATCTTAGGCTCTCTTTTTGTAGGTGCGCTAAAAGCTGTGGCGCCTGTTTTAGTATTTGTGTTAGTAAGCGCCTCTATAGTACTTAAAGAATTTGGCCGTACTAATGGAATGAAAAATGTGATAATATTATATCTAATTGGCACATTTTTAGCCTCTTTGGCTGCTGTGTGTGTTAGCTTTATATTTCCTACTACTTTAGTGTTACAAAATACATCTGTAGCTATGAGCACAGCACCTAGTAATATAGCAGTGGTATTAAAAGATTTAGTATATAAGATTGTAGATAATCCACTAAATGCTATTGCAACTGGTAATTATATTGGGATTTTAGCTTGGGCTATTGCAACTGGTTTGGCTCTTAGGTATTGTAGCAATGAAACAAAAAGAGTATTTAAAGATATTAGTGAAGCAATTACAAGAATAGTTAAATTTGTAATTCGTCTAGCGCCATTTGGTATTTTTGGTCTTGTAAGCATCAGCGTAGCTCAGACTGGATTTGCCGCACTTGGTGGATATGTAAAGCTTTTATTTGTTCTTGTAGGGACTATGCTATTTGTGTCTTTTGTGATAAATGCTGTTATTGCTTTTATAGTTACTAGAAAAAATCCATATCCACTTATAATGACATGTATAAAAGAGAGTGCTATTACGGCGTTTTTTACCAGAAGTAGTGCTGCAAATATTCCTGTAAATATGAATTTATGTAAAAAATTAGAACTAAATGAAGACCTATACTCTATCTCTATACCTCTTGGAGCTACTATCAATATGGCCGGTGCAGCTGTTACCATAGCTGTGCTTTCTCTTAGTGCAGTTTATACTTTAGGGATTGAAGTTGGATTTTGGAATGCCTTATTACTTAGCATTATAGCAGCAATTGGAGCATGTGGTACTAGCGGTGTAACTGGTGGCTCGCTTATGCTTATTCCATTGGCATGTTCATTATTTGGAATTAGCAATGATATAGCTATGCAGGTTGTAGCTATAGGATTTATTATTGGAGTGATTCAAGATTCAGTAGAGACTGCATTAAATAGCTCTACAGATGTTTTATTTACTGCTATTGCATCAAATAACACTAAGGGAGTATGATATGATATGGGATCTATCTAAATTTTTTAATAGTAGTGATGAGTTGGATAAGTTTTGTCTAGATTTACAAAATAGAGCTAATGAGTTTAAAACCAAATTTAGCCAAAATTTAAGTAATTTAAATGCTAATGAGTTTCAAAATGCGATGAGTGAGTATGAGGAGATTTTATCTAGTATTGGTAAGATTATGAGCTATGCATACTTGAAATTTGCCAAAGATACTAGCACTGGGGCTTTCTTGGCTAAATATGAAGAGATTTGTGCTAAGATCGAAGAGATTGTGCTGTTTTTTGAGATTGAATTTAATGAGTTAAAGAGTGAAATTCAAAATAATTTTATATCCAATACGCCCAAATTTAGCTACTATTTAGAGAATTTAGCCAAAAATAAGCCACATCAATTAAGCTTTTTAGAAGAAAGAATCCTACTAAGGACAGCAAACACAGGAGCAAGTGCATTTAGTAGATTATTTGATGAGAGTATGGCTAGGGCTAGATTTGAGTTTCGTGGGCAAAGTTTAAAAGAAGAAGAGATCTTATCTAAACTTAGTAGCGATGATAGAGAGATAAGAAAAGAGGCCGCAGTAGCATTGAGCCAAGGTTTAAAGCCTATGCAACACCTATTAACATATATATACAATATGATTAAAACTGATCTTAAAAATAGCTGCGAATTGCGTGGATATGAGTATGGCGAATCTAGCAGACATCTAAGCAATCAAATAGAAAAATCAAGCGTAGATGCCCTAATCAAAGCTAGTGAAAATAGCTTTGATTTGGTGAGTAAATTTTATGATAAAAAGCGTGAAATTCTAGGATTTGATAAGCTATATGATTATGATAGATACGCACCTCTTGGTGGCGATGAAAAGATGGAATTTGATGAGGCAAAATCCATCGTTATTAAGGCATTTAGCGAGTTTAGTCCGCTATTTGGTGATTTGGCTAAAAGGGCTTTTGATGAGAATTGGTGCGATGTCTATCCAGATGAGAATAAACAAGCTGGAGCCTTCTCACACTCTGCTAGTAGCGATATTCATCCATTTGTTTTATTAAATTTCACAGGTAGAAGAAGGGATCTATTTACACTAGCTCACGAGTTGGGTCATAGTATCCATCAATATCTTAGCTATAGTGTTGGGTATCTAAGCTCTCACACACCGCTAACTACGGCTGAGACGGCGTCAGTATTTTGCGAGATGCTAGTTTTTGAATATATCAAAAATAGCCTTCCAAAAGAGCAAAGAGTGGCTCTATTAGCTGGTAAAATAGAAGATATCTTCGCTACACTTTATAGACAGATAAATTTTACGACCTTTGAGCGTCGCATTCACTCATACGAGGGTGAAATTTCAAGCGATGAAATAGATAGAATTTGGCTTGAAGAGAGCAAAAAGATGTTTGGTGAGTCTTTGATTTTAAATGATTATTATAAAATTTGGTGGAGTTATATACCGCATTTTATACATTCGCCATTTTATTGTTATGCTTATTCCTATGCTCAATTGCTTGTTTTGGCTCTATTTGGCCTGTATAAGAGTGGAAAATGTGAGAATTTTGTAGAGATTTATACCAAATTTTTAAGCCTAGGTGGCAGCAAAAGCCCAAAAGAGCTTGTAGGGATGTTTGGTTTTGATATTGATGATGAGAAGTTTTGGAATATTGGTATTGATCAAGTGGCAAATTTGGTTAATGAGTTTATAAAAGGGGAGTAAATTTATGCTTGAAGAGATCCTAGAAGATAGAGAATTTGGCTCTATGATGCGTAGAAATATCTATGATTTATTAAATTTTTTGATAGAAAAAGGGGCTACATTTGATATTTTAGCAAATACTAAATTTGTAAGCTTTAATCCCGAATTGCCTGATGAGATCAGATCTAGTTTTAATCCATCTGTGATTTTATTTAGCTTAGCTGGATATACGCTAAGTAGTGTAGAGATTAGCCGTGATGAGATAAAATTTGAAGCTGGGTTTGGTGCTGATGACTTTGCTAGTGTAGTAAGCATACCAATAGGTGCTATAATCAGAGTTAGTATAGATGAAAATATAGTACTAATAAATTTCGCTACATATAACCCAAATGACTCAAAAACAAAACAAGAGCACTCAAAACAGATATTTTTAAATAACCCTAAAAATAGAGATATTTTCAAAGGTCAATAGATATCTTGCTTACCTTTTCTAATATATTATCACTCTCTCTAAGCCCGGCTATAAAGACTGGGCGAGTGATTCGCACTCCATCTATATCTATAGGAAATAGCGTTTTATTCTCAATCTCTTTTTTTATAAGAAATTTAGGCAAAAATGCCACATACTCTTTGGATTTGTTATTTAACATAGCAAATTTAGTAGCTATAGCGCCATCTAGGGTATAAATAGTGTGAAGCTCATCATAATTTACC is part of the Campylobacter lanienae NCTC 13004 genome and harbors:
- the metK gene encoding methionine adenosyltransferase, which encodes MYLFTSEVVSPGHPDKCADIIADTIVDTILSQDPKARVASEVFVAGKHIVIGGEINSSVNLSHHEYREVVKNALAKIGYNGNPNFSKAQCLHPDDIEVDVFLNQQSPDINQGVDQQSGEIGAGDQGIMFGFASSETENLMPAAITYARVLCDKVYEYALKNPDKLGVDIKTQVTIDYGTKSNFENCKPEKIHTIVVSAPSVESLKIEEVRALIQSLIDGAGLPKELYDKDKTIIYINPTGRYVNHSSLHDSGLTGRKLIVDSFGGYSPIGGGAQSSKDYTKVDRSGLYAARWIAKNIVAAGLAKKCIVQLSYAIGVAKPVSVSVDCMGTNINSNDDKLSQFVHDKFALTPKWITDKFGLDKPSKDTFLYADVAAKGQVGVTNYPWEQLDAVEIFKQI
- the sstT gene encoding serine/threonine transporter SstT, giving the protein MIRHIAKRYKDGNLIIQILVGIVFGGILGFIAHSGNSFALNLTDLAAILGSLFVGALKAVAPVLVFVLVSASIVLKEFGRTNGMKNVIILYLIGTFLASLAAVCVSFIFPTTLVLQNTSVAMSTAPSNIAVVLKDLVYKIVDNPLNAIATGNYIGILAWAIATGLALRYCSNETKRVFKDISEAITRIVKFVIRLAPFGIFGLVSISVAQTGFAALGGYVKLLFVLVGTMLFVSFVINAVIAFIVTRKNPYPLIMTCIKESAITAFFTRSSAANIPVNMNLCKKLELNEDLYSISIPLGATINMAGAAVTIAVLSLSAVYTLGIEVGFWNALLLSIIAAIGACGTSGVTGGSLMLIPLACSLFGISNDIAMQVVAIGFIIGVIQDSVETALNSSTDVLFTAIASNNTKGV
- a CDS encoding M3 family oligoendopeptidase, with protein sequence MIWDLSKFFNSSDELDKFCLDLQNRANEFKTKFSQNLSNLNANEFQNAMSEYEEILSSIGKIMSYAYLKFAKDTSTGAFLAKYEEICAKIEEIVLFFEIEFNELKSEIQNNFISNTPKFSYYLENLAKNKPHQLSFLEERILLRTANTGASAFSRLFDESMARARFEFRGQSLKEEEILSKLSSDDREIRKEAAVALSQGLKPMQHLLTYIYNMIKTDLKNSCELRGYEYGESSRHLSNQIEKSSVDALIKASENSFDLVSKFYDKKREILGFDKLYDYDRYAPLGGDEKMEFDEAKSIVIKAFSEFSPLFGDLAKRAFDENWCDVYPDENKQAGAFSHSASSDIHPFVLLNFTGRRRDLFTLAHELGHSIHQYLSYSVGYLSSHTPLTTAETASVFCEMLVFEYIKNSLPKEQRVALLAGKIEDIFATLYRQINFTTFERRIHSYEGEISSDEIDRIWLEESKKMFGESLILNDYYKIWWSYIPHFIHSPFYCYAYSYAQLLVLALFGLYKSGKCENFVEIYTKFLSLGGSKSPKELVGMFGFDIDDEKFWNIGIDQVANLVNEFIKGE